The Notolabrus celidotus isolate fNotCel1 chromosome 19, fNotCel1.pri, whole genome shotgun sequence DNA window gtctatctcccatgtaagtaaaccgcttatattaccacattaaaaaattatgtaattagttagaatgcacagcatagcctgcatgttagctttatgtgtgtttgttttttatcatctgaaatacagctagagtaagttgttgctgccgggctaataactccggctagccatgtttattttgatttagcatgtcatgatgtttagttactagacggctacagtgcctatatattgattagcgttcaccattgttgacagtcttcattttcgtgttggaactacaacatattgactgtttttgtgcttgttagagctctcatgatgactgctgattacgatcctgagccaagcacctcaggtcggagaggacgagaccggggtcgagtgcaaggcagagccatacgagcgagagggagagcaacgaccggggacgagctccagatcctggggacagcaacagaaagttccgccatgctgcactgacaggttgttgtctggcagcatggagcacttggtgcaggtcatagaggagtaataccttgttgctgtatctggaaaatccgtgaaCCTTCCACAaggacagtataaaggtttcagttggaAGTGAattaaactatgacatgattacatacaatacttttatggtgaccctttagttcctttgtatatattttatcttcatgtaaaaaaatacttgagtgtgctgtgtgtacatttgttaaataaatctttaaatttacactggccttctctcttcaaatcacaaaataatttaaatccatatcaagtaacatacaacattatacacaaataattgcaatatcaaagagttgttttacatttacttttattagaaaatgtatttattacagaaataaaaataatggctgttgaaggtaaacatgttggcgtggatcatctggcctccttgttctcttctttggcatccccccagttgctgtcagctttctgtgcaggattgtgctctggaggtctgtgatgtacttgtagtccctatccaccttcattgtgtacaggctccacttttttgacttcttgttaaatattgtgcaatacctgacatagaagaaagaatcagaagtttagtcaaaggttctcattatcttacagcactgtgcatttgatttccatcataataacccttccttcagccccggatgtaaacagttatttcttctagccatgcaaggagttgacaccactatcactagcgtgtgcttagtgcctactgcagtgtgtattgtgcacatatggtacatatactgtatttcttattgatatcttgaatattatctaatattttcagagtaagtgatgtcaaaatgtgctctctccctctttggagaggaagactgtgcccacagattattaatacaattattctgtgtatttgattcctcgttgaacacttttattcatgctttccttcaccaaaccaagcttttagagaagcagctaacattcacaggattttttatcagccaaactttttgtctctcatctctttagtctgtatggtgtggtctcagattgcgatttagcatgcagatcacgtgaagtgaaagagaatggtttggattttattttgtgcggacattaaaaaaaacccttctgcgtacctaaatcaaaaatagctcataataaaaaagagagcagtatttatacctccacgcaagcagtggtcaaagcaacgttcatgttcatggagttcttatcgggcctgaaactcaccggtcagagggggactctgaacacatgaaacagctggggtggaggcctctgcgtcccgtgttttaacggtgtggacgtcgatgtttccttctcgtagctataaaaacacagacaagacggcatttagacttagtacaacaccccattcatgctgataaagagcaaccgaagagctaccagctaacagactgtatacaggtctctataaagagctagcagctcACAGACAGTAtactggtctctataaacagagctacaagcaaacagactgtgtacaggtctctataaacagagctacaagctaacagactgtatacaggtctctataaagagctacaagctaacagactgtgtacaggtctctataaacagagctacaagctaacagactgtatacaagtctctataaagagctacaagctaacagactgtgtacaggtctctataaacagagctagcAGCTCACAGACAGTAtactggtctctataaacagagctacaagctaacagactgtgtacaggtctctataaacagagctacaagccgttagctggccgctagcattagccgaagttatcgctagctgtctcatagatgaactaaaccatgaacacaaagacaaatgaaatgacatgattacctgtccagtagaaaatcagcaaccatggcgtcgctttagagacccttcaaatccttcagccgtcgcagaaatgcatcccgaatattgactcgtgtttgtatcttcatccagtgtttttaagtcgtctccttttccatctaagtctccctcttcttgctctgtggAGCGacagaacttgagggcagaaattgagctaaatcgttggttactctctctctgacatgtttatcagatgttcttgcgttagtgaacagcctgttgatgacgatcgcagtcaggtcacgcgcactcctgtaaacaggaggtgtgtctttcggcaggtcacaggtcatccggccggtcagccaatcattgcgctcggtggcgaatgaatgattggacgaacttattgcagtctagctgctgacacagacaactgagatttctcatctcagtgttagatcactttgtgtattactccctatcgatgtatacatcgctttttgctcgtgattgagaaaaatgtatcaaaataacatgtcctactccacctttaagttaatagttaacacagagtcgactcagtgtcagactaacgactctgctgtgagctgctaggttttgagttttcttctgtgttGCTGTCGCTCCTTTCAGCTGTGcatacattccgctccaaacgtctttaagccccacctACCTCTTGCCCTGctacatgattggctgttcaatgcattCTTCTGCTTCTATCTAATGTTGGATGGCAACCAGTGTTTAAGGTTCATTAGCGCCCCCCTTTCCAGTGGATGagaggtgtaattacaggtttatttatatctattttttatcaaacatttgttatgtttatattgagaaaaattatatggtgataattattgttatccaATCATCACCCAGCACTACTCAGAGGTAGTATCTCAGTCAGTTTCATCATTATAATCCAGTTAAAACAAGTACGTTCCTGACTCTTTGCTTGAACTAAAGGGCtattcattttcaaaagttAATTGATAGAAACTTAAAGCAAAATTTCACAGAAGTCGTCAATCTCCTGGGAACAAAGTGAACCCACGCTGGATGTGTAGTGAAGGAAACGTACGTGCTGATATAAATTACTTCAATTTTGTTGTACAACGTAcgatgacaataaagatatattctattCCTCTAAATCACACAGCAGGCTGCGAGTGTGAAGACATGACTGAACCCTGTCAGCTGTCTACCTCATGGGTTAACTCAAATTAAAGTGGTGTGTCCTTCCATGCACACAGCTGGAAATGAATAAAGTGGCCTGTATAGTCACTGTATTCATGTTGAATAGACTCACACTGGCCCCAAGAGGTCCAAATGTCTGCTTGGAAATTCATTCGAGAGACCCATACTGGTACCAAGAGCCCACACAAGGTTCACTCACTCAGCTTTCTGCCCACAGAGAAGCAAAGGGGATTTCATGTCTGGGTTTAAATCCTTTTGCTTTGGAAACATTTCAGTTCCTCTCTTTCAGATCTCATTCATCCTCCATCACTGAGGCTCTGGGCTCAGATCTGGCCCTGGGCATGCTGAGAGCAGCAAAGTGTATTGCCCGTAAGGGAAATAGAAACAGGATGGCTACATATGAGCCTTCATAAAATCACTGTTGTAGCCAAGGATGTGAGGATCTGCGACAGTCCTAATGACGTTCAATAGgagaaacctgctgcaaatgCAGAAATGACACAACTCCAAATACATGCAAAAGCCCAAAGCAAATACGAAAgaagaaacacactgcaaatgaAAATGTGTGCATCAAAAAGGCAAAACAACCATATGAACAGCAAACATGCTGCAAGTACGTAAAGGCAGAAAGAAGAAGTGGtcactgtatgtttttaaagtttcaccATTTCTGTGTggaatttgcatgttctccctgtgcttAGTTGGTTCTCTGAGGGTACTCTGGATTCCTTCaacggtaaaaaaaaaaagctctccaggttaattggtcactctaaattgtgtgtgtgtgtgtgtgtgtgtgtgtgtgtgtgtgtgtgtgtgtgtgtgtgtgtgtgtgtgtgtgtgtgtgtgtgtgaatggttgtctgtctttttgtgtttgccctgtgataggttggcaacctgtccaaggtataccctgccttccaccccagatcagctgggataggctccagactagggatgtacattttaagtattttccgtgatcgatttttggaaatgttaacgatcaattatcgattaattgataaaaaaaaacattattattcttacgtcaaaaacaatgccaaatacgttgttttccccctaaattatattttctacagcaacaaaatacatatcactgacgggattgaatacgggtacatgtttgacacgcagaatatcaacgatcaggctcattaaaatattctcagcgGACATggtcttataatgtgaaggctcataatactaacagaaaagtacttcagactcacagtgtccagttttctgtctactcgttcttattgagaaaaataaacatgtgtattcggtcaggtgtcagccgggaccgcaaccgggtcataatcagtcccgctggagaaaagcccagacggctctgatgttgctggtctgtaaacgtagcgtgccagaatttcccacctgtctgttgcctttgtatccaaaggtgggaaatatcctgtttaaagctgtcaacctttgtgtccgtgtcgttgttggcagcagttttgtattgatcctcttttaaaaagcacacgtggagacctgacgcacagccgcagccgccagctgagcgtctccgctgtgcgcaacacctttaacagctgattcacatcgaaacatgctttaaagttaaaacacctccctgatagctgagtgtaatatgagaccacatgatgtttgttccacgtgacggaaaattgataacaaaaatgtgtgtttcgagtaatttcttaacaatcaattaatcgataatcgattaattgtggtcatccctactcCAGACACATCACTTCAGTTCTGACATCCACAAATAGATCATCTTCATTCGGATTCTTATTAgagcccgagcaccgacaaggtcaggcgaaggccctattgtaaccctaaggattatttttattctttgtcgCGCAACTTCAAACGCATTTTTGGAGCCCTGAAAATGCATGAAAGcacggatatttttgcacagtcATCAGGCCTGCtgaaaaatgtactaatttatgtgtcttgcaaaaaaaatctcaaaaatttgctcactagcgccccctagagtTTTCAAAAATGCCTTCCCAAataggttattttgagctacatgaaTGAAACTGAATACGCATAtccatggcatcaggacgcacaaaaaaagCCCATGACACTTAAATCTAAAACTCAACAgcaagagcgccacctagctttgaaaattcaaaatggcGCCCAAATAAGGATCCATACTTTTGAGATCTTGTCCTAGGGATTTTCTctaattcagtccaaacaaggcacatgaTGTAGTGGACACATTGATTATTCAAAATGTTTACGGGCATACTGTttagactaaaattgtgggcgtggcaggcttTCAGGATGTGcatcaaaccaagcggcaacctccggtctcaagcGATGAAGTTTAAAATTATGGGCATAGCAGACTCtgaagtttggaggttttcttggcaatctgccaaaaacttggaacatttgcaccacctaagggacacaggcagtatatactctcagatcttgctttcgcatcatgcggtggcaaatatcaggcggtggtttacatgtggcggtggctcacgtaggcggcggctgcaggtgtgcgagggcccgttcatcgccgcttgcggctttaattgtttttacctttccttggtttaaattaatgtatgcTGCTGTATTCACACAGGGACTAATCTGAAATGTTCTGAATGAGCCACATGTGTGAATGCTACTTTACCTGCATGTTTTCCTGCCAGTCCCCTGTTAATCAGAGGCAGAGGTGGACTGTCAGGAAAAGACATCAGCCAGTGGGTGAGGGTGATGGCGTTGGTATCCTGCTAGTGATCTTTGTGCACATAATGAAGCTGCTTCAAACTCTTTTTTCTGCTCACCAGCACTCATTAGACTCGTAGTGATATGACGCGTAAATGCATCCACAAAAGCACCCTAAATGTAGCCACACACGTTTAAAAGCACACATTCCTCCAACATGCAAGaattttcaaaatgtatgaaaaaaacacacatcactaAATCACATTCTAGTGCTGCTATACATCACAAACCCACACAATGGGCAACCGTCACAATTGATTTACAAGTCAGTTTGGATTCTGCCAAAACAGCTTACAGCAAATTATGTCTCACAAATCAAgcaaggaaaacaaacatttcattcaATGTCTCACACTGAATGCAATAATTTGTGTTGCTTGTGACATGATGTGACTACTGCCTTACATTCCAGTGCTTGTTGACATTAGCTCAGGTCTCCCTGTTGTCTTTCCTGTGACCAGTCCTACACACTGGATTGGCCCCAGAAATTGGCTCAATAAATCAGGGTTGCCAACTCTCATGCCCCTGGTGTGTGACACACGCTTTCACAGTCAGTCTAACGCTCTCACTCTGCCCAGAGAAATCTCAGGCAAAAACACTACactataaaaacactgtggtgtgCAATTTTTATATCTGCGTGTTGGTCGGTCGGCTGCTTAAACATATGATTCTGATCTGCCCTACTTTGACTCTGATTAACTtctgacagagaggatgaacaggaaacaattcaaaacaaacacaacggTCAGTTATCGTTTTGACATTTAAGGTGGCTTGATTGACACATGAATATGACTTGTTCAAAGTAATGTGAGACAAAATAATCCACCTTAAAGTTTTTGGAACCTCCTGGATATAGTGGTCATTGGCTGTTCCATATGGGCACAATGAATTTgctttaggcaaggcaaggcaaggcagctttatttgtatagcgcatttcatacacgagggcaactcaatttgctttacattgaaacgttaaaaacatttggagacattcagacaggcataaaagaacataattaaaattacaaatataataaaacagaaaagaaaaggaaaattagaatatattaaaaattacattaaaattttaatttaaagtgagtaaaattagctaagataggaaggcagtggcaaataagaaagtcttactcggggaatccacaggatgcgtgtgcgccgcgttacggctgcgacacggctctgctccgtcccggggctttcgacctggtccataggatgcgtgtttggagcggcgcgcactccggagcaggaaactcaagatccctcgagaactccaaaacgcgcgagaacaacacagtataaacaaaCCGTGCAACAGACTATAACAACGTATtttaaagaaggagaagaagacgtTTTCAAAGTTTGATCTTCTCATTTTTTTGGAGGTTATCAGCGATTTCTGTGCTTCTGCCATGGGTAAGTACTCAAGTGAATTTAAAGTTTCTTTTAACCAACTATCTAATCTGTGTCGCGTTTATTATCATGTAATACGTTGTTGTGACGTTAACAATACCTCAAACGTATATATATGGTTAAAGTTTTGAGAAACCTCCATCTTTTTTATAGTATCcttaataataatgtattatcTCTATTATACACACAGTTCGTGTGAGCAGGAGGAGAACACTTGCCCTTCTTCTGCTGCTAGACAAAGCAGAAAGGAGGGGTAGGAGAAGACACCGTTTTTGGGTGCATCCCCTAAACCAAAGACGGAGTCAACAAGGGGATTTCCACCATCTTGTGGCTGAGTTGAGGCTGGACAGCCAACGCCATCACCAGTACTTCAGGATGAGTGCAGAGCAGATGGATGTACTTCTGTCCCTCATTGGCCCCGAATTGACCACACAAACTACCACCTACAGAGCTGCCATAGAACCCAAACAGAGACTGGCTGTTTTTTTGAGGTAAACAGATCATGTCAAAGACTATAACAGAAATGATAACAATTCAATGACAAAATGTGTAAAACTTTTTAATTCTTGTAATATCCACACAGTGAAAACCGAAtgttcatgaataaataaatactgaacagtaaaagaaaaaaattaaatagaaaaataaacattagattaaaaaaagtattaaaaaaaaaaagaaacactgataTTATTTACAGAAGTCCACCTTTTGGGGGGGTTTCTCTAAAGGTCTTCAAAGAAATCTCCCCCAGTGCCTCGGTCCTCCCATTGTGGATCAGAGCTTGCGAGCATCTGTGTAAATTGCCCAATTGGTCTTGCATATTGGGGGGGGTGGGTAACTGGTCTGAAGCTCACAGGTCTGGTGGCTTGACTTGAGTGTCCAGTGATAGTTGGGGGAGGTTGCGATTGTTGTGTTGGAGCATGAATAGTTTGCCAACTTGCTGTATGGGGGATGGTGGTGGCTTGTTGTTGTCCTTTGTATAGATTGTGTAATGTTCTTAACATTTCAATCTTCGCCTCCTGTCTGCGGTCCTTGTCAAGCCTGTGCAGCATTGGGACCAGACTCAGAGCAAAATAATATGACTCATCAAGCTCATTGTCTGGCATGTGGGGTTTTGGCACAGGCTCCTCCAAAATTGAAATTAGCCTATCACCAATGTCTACTGATGTAGGCCTGTGGCTATGACGGGTGTCTTTTTTAGCTGCCTGTGCTCCTGATGTTGAAGGCCTGTCCCTGGGGCTTCGAGATCTTGAGGGCATGTCTGTGTCCCTTGAGGTGGAAGTCAAAGATGGTGAAGGGGATGGAGAAGCAGCAGTTGTTTGTTGTGCTCCAGATGCACTTGATTGTTCTTCATATTCTCCCAAGGACTGAGGTGTGCCACTTCTTTCTCTGCCCTCGGAttcaaaaagaacatttttcaaGTTGCTCCTTGAACTATAtaagacagagaaaagaaaaaaaatgtattaatttacaGTAAGTCAACAGAAATATTTCTCAATGAACGTCAAAACTTTAAATTGGATTATCTCATAGACTTAAAGatataacataaataaaatattataatgacaaatataatgacATTGTTACAGTATAAAgttatttcatatctaaaacaCATCTTTAAGAAATATCATACAGACCTTCTTTGCTGGATGTGAGGCAAAAGGAAGGACATTATTTCGGCATACTTCCACTCCTTCTGACTCCCACCTGCAGATCCACTCGgcatgtttcctctttttttgcttttaacaaAAGCATCCCGAAGAGTCTTCCACCGGGCCTTGCAAACTTCCactgaaagaaataaaagaaaaatatgaataaaacgGTTCATAATGtaacttctttttcttttttgtctgttaCAGGTACTTGGCCTCTGGGGACTCGTTGGTAAGCCTAGCTTTTGCCTATCGACTGGGACATGCAACAGTCCGGAAGTCTGTGCACATGGTGTCTGCAGCCATTGAAAAGATGATGATGCAGAGGTTCCTCCCCAGGCCAACAACGGATACTTGGAGAGAGGTGGCTGAAGGCTTCCTGAACAAGTGGAACTTCCCAAATTGCCTGGGGGCGTTAGACGGAAAGCATGTGCATATACAGGCACCTCCATTGTCTGGAAGTCAGTACTTCAATTACAAGAAAACATTTTCTATTGTACTGTTGGCGCTGGTGGATGCAAACTACAGGTTTAGGGTCATTCAAGTGGGGGACTTCGGGAGAACCAGCGATGGAGGGGTTTACGCTGGATCTGATTTAGGAAGAGGAATGGAGACAAGGACACTTGATGTGCCAACCAGTGCCCCTCTGCCTGGTGCTGCTCACCTGGGTGATCTACCCTTTGTCATGGTGGGTGATGCAGCTTTCCCTCTCAAACCCTATTTGATGAGACCTTACCCAGGACAGAACCTCAGCCACAATAAACGAATCTTCAACTACAGACTTTCAAGGGCAAGAATGGTAGTGGAAAATGCGTTCGGTATTCTGTCCTCGAGGTGGAGAATTCTGCATCGCAGAGTGAACCTGCATCCTAAAAATGTGGACACGCTCGTGTTGGCTGCATGTATTTTGCATAACTTCCTGCTTTGCCCTAGCGAAAACCAAAGGATGCTGGATGATGGAGAGCAGTCAGGAAAGAAGATGACACCAGTGCGCAGCATGGGAGGAAACAGGGCATCTAGAGAGGCCTGTAACATCAGGGAGAAGTTCTGCACTTTCTTCAACTCTCCTGAGGGCAGTGTGTCCTGGCAGGACAGAATGGTATAAGATCCCAAAAAAAGGGGGTTCTTAACTTGAAATAGCTTGTAAATTTAAGGATGTAAAAAGCTTTCTGATTttgtactttaaaataaaaatgtatctgttgttgatttgtttttatgaaaaaaaaaaataaaaaaaggttccATGTTTGAAAAATCTCTCTATTTCTCAAGAATTTACGAAAAATAATTACgagaaaaataatataacattgaAAACTACTATTACACACAGAAATATGACCTTGGTAGGCTTACAAACATTATCTTGTGTCTTTGAGAGTCACAAACAATGCTGAGGTGTGCTTGTAAACTACAAGCACAAAGTGAAGGGAGACCTGTGAAGGCAGCACTTCACATTAGCATAACAATAGTACAGGCTCAAAGAGCCCTTCCCCCACTGTAGACTGTGTCTTCCTTGAACAGCATACAGTTACAATCTGATACATAGTTTCAATTACATGCGTTCTCAATCTGTgtttacaaatatttaatttaaaaatgttaaaaaaatatcagtAGTCGGACttaaaaagattttaaatattACTCTAAAAGCCTCTGTAaagtttttcatattttatttatacaaaaaCAATTAGGATACCTGTCCAGTTTAATGCAAAGTTATTACATGTAATGCAAAAGGATTTTCAGGATCAATGAGTACTGAGTTGATACACGTACGTAGTTCACCGTAAATTTCCGagtcattaaaacacacacatacagtctgCTTTATTCATTAGTAATTGAGTTGTTAAACTCACCGTCCAATTCCAATACTCCTGCAATTTCGGTCCAGGCCTTTTCCTTTCTGATGTTGTCCTTATAGAAAGGGTTTGTGGTGTCATAGATGATCTTGTGTTGCTCAACTTCcaaaataaacttttcctcgtccatggtgtcggatatcttttaagac harbors:
- the LOC117831288 gene encoding transcription factor Adf-1-like isoform X2; translation: MDEEKFILEVEQHKIIYDTTNPFYKDNIRKEKAWTEIAGVLELDVEVCKARWKTLRDAFVKSKKRGNMPSGSAGGSQKEWKYAEIMSFLLPHIQQRSSRSNLKNVLFESEGRERSGTPQSLGEYEEQSSASGAQQTTAASPSPSPSLTSTSRDTDMPSRSRSPRDRPSTSGAQAAKKDTRHSHRPTSVDIGDRLISILEEPVPKPHMPDNELDESYYFALSLVPMLHRLDKDRRQEAKIEMLRTLHNLYKGQQQATTIPHTASWQTIHAPTQQSQPPPTITGHSSQATRPVSFRPVTHPPQYARPIGQFTQMLASSDPQWEDRGTGGDFFEDL
- the LOC117831288 gene encoding uncharacterized protein LOC117831288 isoform X1, yielding MEVPVYAHAFRLTPPGNLGSSTCSGSLQPPLSKYPLLAWGGTSASSSFQWLQTPCAQTSGLLHVPVDRQKLGLPTSPQRPSTCNRQKRKRSYIMNRFIHIFLLFLSVEVCKARWKTLRDAFVKSKKRGNMPSGSAGGSQKEWKYAEIMSFLLPHIQQRSSRSNLKNVLFESEGRERSGTPQSLGEYEEQSSASGAQQTTAASPSPSPSLTSTSRDTDMPSRSRSPRDRPSTSGAQAAKKDTRHSHRPTSVDIGDRLISILEEPVPKPHMPDNELDESYYFALSLVPMLHRLDKDRRQEAKIEMLRTLHNLYKGQQQATTIPHTASWQTIHAPTQQSQPPPTITGHSSQATRPVSFRPVTHPPQYARPIGQFTQMLASSDPQWEDRGTGGDFFEDL